The following are encoded together in the Candidatus Methylomirabilota bacterium genome:
- the rpsC gene encoding 30S ribosomal protein S3 (forms a complex with S10 and S14; binds the lower part of the 30S subunit head and the mRNA in the complete ribosome to position it for translation), with product RLGGTEMARREWYREGRVPLHTLDADIDCGFAEAKTLYGAIGVKVWIFKGEALPLKSSQRVE from the coding sequence CGGCTCGGCGGCACTGAAATGGCCAGGCGCGAGTGGTACCGGGAGGGCCGTGTCCCTCTGCACACCCTCGACGCCGACATCGACTGCGGGTTCGCCGAGGCCAAGACCTTATATGGGGCAATCGGCGTAAAGGTCTGGATATTTAAAGGAGAAGCACTTCCGCTCAAGTCATCGCAGCGAGTGGAGTAA
- the rpmC gene encoding 50S ribosomal protein L29, whose amino-acid sequence MKASELRERTDEELKTNLRELEEEVFKLRLQMVTGQLDNLMLAKGARRTIARIHTLLRERELAGEQ is encoded by the coding sequence ATGAAAGCTTCGGAGCTTCGAGAGCGGACAGACGAAGAGCTGAAGACCAACCTTCGCGAACTGGAGGAAGAGGTTTTCAAACTGCGGCTACAGATGGTGACCGGTCAGCTGGATAATTTAATGCTGGCGAAGGGGGCTCGCCGCACCATCGCCCGGATCCACACACTCCTCCGCGAGCGTGAGCTTGCGGGCGAGCAATAA
- the rplP gene encoding 50S ribosomal protein L16, translating into MLSPRKVKYRKRQKGRLRGRAKGGTELNFGSYGMKAVSPGWVTNRQIEAARVAMTRHVKRGGKIWLRIFPDKPITKKPAETRMGKGKGSPETWVAVVKPGRILYEMEGVPEPVAKEAMRLAGHKLPVKTKFVTLR; encoded by the coding sequence ATGCTGAGCCCACGGAAGGTAAAGTACCGCAAACGCCAAAAGGGTCGCCTCAGGGGCCGGGCAAAGGGCGGAACGGAACTGAACTTCGGCTCGTATGGCATGAAGGCTGTGAGCCCTGGTTGGGTGACCAACCGTCAGATTGAGGCGGCTCGAGTAGCGATGACGCGCCACGTAAAGAGGGGCGGGAAAATCTGGCTGCGGATTTTCCCTGATAAGCCCATCACCAAGAAGCCTGCCGAGACCCGTATGGGTAAAGGCAAGGGCTCACCGGAGACGTGGGTCGCAGTGGTAAAACCGGGCCGGATCCTCTACGAGATGGAGGGGGTACCTGAGCCGGTAGCCAAAGAGGCCATGCGTCTAGCAGGCCACAAGTTGCCGGTCAAGACGAAGTTCGTCACTTTGCGTTAG
- the rpsQ gene encoding 30S ribosomal protein S17, which produces MTLQPKRKRLIGRVVSDQMDKTVVVSVERRFRHPVYERVVRRSKKYLAHDEVNSCRPGDRVRIQETRPLSKRKRWRVVEILGKKETAPVAEAPSEEGTVE; this is translated from the coding sequence ATGACCTTGCAGCCAAAACGCAAAAGACTGATCGGTCGGGTTGTAAGCGACCAGATGGACAAAACGGTTGTAGTTTCCGTGGAGAGGAGGTTCCGCCATCCCGTCTATGAGAGGGTGGTCCGGCGCTCCAAGAAGTACCTAGCCCACGATGAGGTTAACTCCTGTCGTCCGGGCGATCGGGTGCGCATCCAGGAGACGCGGCCGCTATCGAAGCGAAAGCGCTGGAGGGTTGTGGAAATTCTAGGTAAGAAAGAGACTGCCCCCGTCGCTGAAGCACCTTCCGAAGAGGGCACCGTTGAATGA